Proteins encoded together in one Coffea arabica cultivar ET-39 chromosome 2c, Coffea Arabica ET-39 HiFi, whole genome shotgun sequence window:
- the LOC113730904 gene encoding myosin-2-like, with amino-acid sequence MVVKPAAIVRGENARICFMKKMKAIRAIQKCVKSQLRSTMLDEKDQAAIFLQASIRGWLAWRHYNSTDKRERQFNEEARNVKNLENKDQIMVPYSVLVDLQRRVLKTEALLDKKKEENATLKLQIKQHERKRQQYETKMKLMEKTWQDQLTSMQMNLATKKSSSKHAVGKLGLLLALPEIQDEDAPDPSPTSRFQLNGRSNSDQLIDHEKGILDEDTGIFIHIEPGRMASSTNPEEELERLKFKFKTWKKDFKNKLMVAKTTIKKLGNSETGKNSHKKWWGR; translated from the exons ATGGTCGTCAAACCTGCTGCCA TTGTTCGTGGTGAAAATGCAAGAATATGtttcatgaaaaaaatgaaagccaTTCGAGCCATACAGAAATGTGTAAAAAGTCAGCTCAGAAGTACCATGTTAGACGAAAAGGATCAGGCAGCAATATTCTTGCAAGCAA GCATCCGTGGTTGGTTGGCATGGAGGCACTACAATTCCACAGACAAAAGAGAGAGACAGTTCAATGAGGAAGCAAGGAATGTgaaaaacctagaaaataag GATCAAATTATGGTTCCATACTCGGTTTTAGTTGATCTACAAAGACGAGTTCTGAAAACAGAGGCCTTATTAGAcaagaagaaagaggaaaatGCCACCTTAAAGCTACAAATAAAGCAACACGAGAGAAAAAGGCAGCAATATGagacaaaaatgaaattgatggaGAAGACATGGCAAGATCAGTTAACATCTATGCAA ATGAATCTAGCAACTAAAAAGAGCTCTTCTAAACATGCTGTGGGCAAACTCGGCCTACTTTTGGCTTTACCTGAAATTCAGGACGAAGATGCACCTGATCCATCACCTACATCTAGGTTTCAATTAAATGGCAGATCAAATTCTGATCAGCTCATTGATCATGAGAAAGGGATTTTGGATGAAGATACTGGAATCTTTATTCACATTGAACCTGGAAGGATGGCTTCTAGCACCAATCCAGAAGAGGAGCTCGAGAGACTGAAGTTCAAGTTTAAAACTTGGAAGAAAGACTTCAAGAATAAGTTGATGGTAGCAAAAACCACAATCAAGAAGCTTGGCAACTCTGAAACAGGGAAAAATAGTCATAAGAAATGGTGGGGAAGATAA
- the LOC140035028 gene encoding uncharacterized protein, with the protein MEGSSIPSTSDSAVGATAPRIGMSISPPEVTSIPRVSGADSSTPVMIDSPIFVSRDGCDPTQEGGETQEGGTENTNRHQGDAAEDDGKFRIPKRNKTSEAWEDFDDLEENGIYYAICKHCSKKLNRGKTKQTSSMWRHRENCSVRKAKLRMAEQQTKINFQPADERFSTVPPLHTGKFDMEAMREAAAHWILMHEHPFTILEEEGFNLMMKRGWPEWQKISRMTTKKDCTQVYEIEKKS; encoded by the exons ATGGAGGGCAGCTCGATTCCTTCAACAAGTGATTCGGCAGTTGGCGCTACAGCTCCAAGAATTG GCATGTCTATTAGTCCACCCGAGGTTACTTCAATACCACGTGTGTCTGGGGCTGATTCATCCACACCAGTCATGATTGATAGCCCAATATTTGTAAGCCGTGATGGCTGCGATCCCACACAGGAGGGTGGTGAAACACAAGAAGGGGGAACCGAAAACACCAATAGGCACCAAGGAGACGCGGCTGAAGATGATGGTAAATTCCGAATACCTAAAAGGAATAAAACATCAGAGGCATGGGAAGATTTCGACGATTTGGAAGAAAATGGCATATATTATGCCATTTGTAAACATTGTAGCAAGAAACTAAATCGGGGAAAAACTAAACAAACCAGCAGCATGTGGAGGCATCGAGAAAACTGTTCCGTTAGAAAAGCCAAGCTTAGGATGGCTGAGCAGCAAACAAAGATTAACTTTCAGCCGGCGGATGAGCGTTTTTCAACTGTACCACCATTGCACACGGGCAAATTTGATATGGAAGCAATGAGAGAGGCTGCTGCACATTGGATCTTGATGCACGAGCATCCTTTCACAATTTTGGAGGAAGAGGGTTTCAACCTAATGATGAAACGCGGCTGGCCGGAGTGGCAGAAGATCTCACGTATGACAACAAAAAAGGATTGTACACAGGTGTACGAGATAGAGAAAAAAAGTTGA
- the LOC113725922 gene encoding uncharacterized protein, translating to MDWEDEPIPDILKKEQPKTKSLWDDEDVDDNDVKESWEDEDEPAAAPIVEPPAAKVPKKPTAKSGEQKEKKGKATEVAKEEPLDPVEEKLRQQRLVEEADYKSTTELFGKRGDEKTLDNVIPKSEGDFAEYAELISHKLRLYEKSYHYIGLLKAVMRLSMTSLKGVDAKDVASSVTAIANEKIKAEKEANAGKKKTGGAKKKQLHVDKDEDVGVVDAYDGYDDYDFM from the exons ATGGATTGGG AGGATGAACCTATTCCAgatattttgaaaaaggaaCAACCTAAGACTAAAAGTTTGTGGGATGATGAAGACGTAGATGACAATGATGTGAAAGAGTCTTGGGAAGATGAAGATGAGCCTGCTGcg GCACCCATAGTAGAACCACCTGCTGCAAAGGTCCCAAAGAAGCCAACAGCAAAATCAGGTGagcagaaagaaaagaaagggaaagctaCTGAAGTTGCAAAGGAGGAGCCACTAGATCCTGTAGAAGAAAAACTTCGCCAGCAAAG GCTAGTAGAAGAAGCTGATTATAAGTCCACAACTGAGCTATTTGGTAAGAGAGGTGATGAGAAGACCCTGGACAATGTCATTCCCAAATCAGAAGGTGACTTTGCAGAATATGCAGAACTCATTTCCCACAAGCTGCGTCTTTATGAG AAAAGCTACCATTATATTGGTTTGCTCAAAGCTGTAATGAGATTATCAATGACTTCACTGAAAGGGGTGGATGCCAAGGATGTAGCCTCTTCAGTCACTGCAATTGCAAATGAAAAGATAAAAGCCGAAAAAGAAGCAAATGCCGGGAAGAAGAAGACAGGAG GTGCAAAGAAGAAACAGTTGCATGTTGATAAAGATGAAGATGTTGGGGTTGTTGATGCATACGATGGCTATGATGATTATGATTTCATGTGA